A window from Gorilla gorilla gorilla isolate KB3781 chromosome 21, NHGRI_mGorGor1-v2.1_pri, whole genome shotgun sequence encodes these proteins:
- the SCP2D1 gene encoding SCP2 sterol-binding domain-containing protein 1, whose amino-acid sequence MWKRSDHQPKIRAEDGPLVGQFEVLGSVPEPAMPHPLELSEFESFPVFQDIRLHIREVGAQLVKKVNAVFQLDITKNGKTILRWTIDLKNGSGDMYPGPARLPADTVFTIPESVFMELVLGKMNPQKAFLAGKFKVSGKVLLSWKLERVFKDWAKF is encoded by the coding sequence ATGTGGAAGAGAAGTGACCATCAacccaagatcagagcagaggaTGGACCTCTGGTGGGCCAGTTCGAGGTTCTGGGTTCAGTTCCAGAACCTGCCATGCCACATCCTCTAGAGCTGTCAGAATTTGAGAGCTTCCCAGTGTTTCAGGACATTAGGCTTCACATCAGGGAAGTGGGAGCTCAATTGGTCAAGAAAGTCAATGCCGTCTTTCAGCTGGACATCACCAAAAATGGGAAGACCATTTTGCGATGGACCATTGATCTGAAGAATGGTTCTGGGGACATGTATCCGGGACCTGCCAGGCTCCCAGCAGACACTGTCTTTACAATCCCGGAGTCTGTCTTTATGGAGCTGGTTTTGGGCAAAATGAACCCGCAGAAGGCTTTCCTTGCCGGAAAGTTCAAAGTGAGTGGCAAGGTTCTGCTTAGCTGGAAGCTGGAAAGGGTTTTCAAAGACTGGGCTAAATTTTAA